The following nucleotide sequence is from Lysobacter panacisoli.
CCAGGCACAGCAGGCGCGTGCGCGCGAAGTGCGGATCGATCGGCTTGATCGCGCGTTCCACCGCATCCAGCGGCAGCGAGCCATCGGCGGCGTGCACGATCGGCTGCGGCTGGATCGAGCCGAGCACCGCCGCGCCGCCGCCTTCGTACTTGTAGGTGTGCGCGTCCATGCCGACGATGTATTCGTCGCCACGCTCGCAATGGGCCATCAGACCAAGCAGGTTGGACTGCGTGCCGCTGGGCACGAACAGCCCCGCCTCGAAGCCCAGGTCGTTGGCGAGCCGCTGCTGCAGCGCGTTGACCGACGGATCCTCGCCGTACACGTCGTCGCCGACCGGCGCACGCATCATCGCCTCGCGCATGGCGGCGGTGGGCTGGGTCACGGTGTCGCTGCGCAGGTCGATCCAGTGCATGGGAGGCGTCGTGGTTGCGTCGCTCCCGAGTATGCCAGCGAGGCACGGCGGGCTGGCAGGGCCATGAGGGACGGCTACACTGCGCGGCATGAAGATCGCCAGCTGGAACGTCAACTCGCTCAACGTCCGCCTGCCGCACCTGGAACAGTGGCTGGCGCAGGCCGCGCCGGACATCGTCGCGCTGCAGGAAACCAAGCTGGAGGACGAGCGGTTCCCCGACGACCCGTTGCTCGCCGCGGGCTATCGCAGCGTGTTCGCCGGACAGAAGACCTACAACGGCGTGGCCGTGCTCTCGCGCGAATCCGCGCGCGACGTGCAGATCGGCGTGCCGGGCTTCGAGGACGAGCAGAAGCGCGTGATCGCGGCCACCGTCGGCGACCTGCGCATCGTCAACCTGTACGTGGTCAACGGCCAGGACGTGGGCACCGACAAGTACGCCTACAAGCTGCGCTGGCTCGGCGCGGTGCACGACTGGCTCGAGCAGGAGCTGCGCGCGCATCCGCGCATGATCGTGCTGGGCGATTTCAACATCGCGCCGGACGAGCGCGACGTGCACGATCCGGTGGTCTGGAACGACGACCACATCCTCACCTCGCGCGCCGAACGCGAAGCGCTGCAGAAGCTGTATTCGCTCGGCCTGCACGACGCGTGGCGCGCGCTCAATCCGGACGAACGCCAGTTCAGCTGGTGGGATTACCGGCAGGCGGGTTTCCGCCGCAACCTCGGCCTGCGCATCGACCTCACCCTGGTGTCGGACGCGTTGCGACCGCACTGCGTGGCTTCGGGCATCGACCGCGAGCCGCGCAGCTGGGATCGTCCGAGCGACCACGCGCCGGCGTGGGTCGAGCTAGCGTGATCTGAACGCGATCGCGCGTCGCGGGATCGCCGCGCGCGATCAGGCGTGCGCGGCGTGCAAGAGGTCGTGCAGCGCCTGGCGCGGCAACTTGCCGGTCTCGTTGCGCGGCAATGCGGCCACTCGTCGCAACGGGCGCGGCAGGAACACCGGATCGAGCTGCTCGCGCAGCGCCTGCAGGATCGCGTTCTCTTCCAGGCCCGGCGCGACCACCAGCGCGGCGATGCGGCGCACGCCGATCGCGTCCGCCTCGTCGAGCTGGAACACCACCCCGTCTTCGACGCCCGGCACCGCGAGCAGCTTGCGGGTCAGGTCGCCCAGCGACGCGCGCTTGCCGGCGATGTCGAGCAGGTCGGCGTTGCGGCCTCGCAGTTCGAAGCGGCCGTCGGCGTGCACGTCCATCAGGTCGGCGAGCACGACCGGCTCGGACAGGTGCGGCGCATGCACTGCGGTGCCGTCTGGCTGGGGCGCCAGGCGCACGCCCGGCAGCGGCGTCCACGCGGCGTCGCGGGCGGTGCGGCGACGTGCGAACACGCAGGTTTCGGTCGAACCGAACACCTCGCGCACTTCGCAGCCGAAGCGCGTTTCGGCCTCGGCGGCCAGTTCAGGCGGCAACGGCGCGGTGGCCGAGACGATTCCCGCCAGTGGCGGCAGTTCGAGCCCGGCAGCGACCAGCGCACGCAGGTGCACCGGCGTGGTGATCAGCAATGGCGGCGTGGGCGAGTCGTGCAGCGCACGCGCCACGTCGGCCGGGAACAGCGGTCGCGCCGAATGCACGGCGACCGGGCCGAGCAGCGGCAGCAGCACGGTCATCTCCATGCCGTACATGTGCTGCGGCGGCACGGTCGCGACCACGCGGGTCACGTCATGGTCGGCGATCAGGCCGGCGAACGCGGCGAGGTTCTGCGCGGTGGAGGTACGGAAACTCTGCCAGGTCTTGGCATAGGCACGCGGCTGGCCGGTGCTGCCGGAGGTGAAGCCGATCGCTGCCAGTGCGTCCTCGTCGATCTGCAGCGGGCCGCCGTCGAGCTCGTGCAATTCCGCCGGCAACTGCACGCAGTGCGGCGGTGCGGGCGACAGCGCGACGTCGGTGAGGCAATAGCTGTCGCGGTAGTGCGCCTGCACGTGCTCGATCTCGGCCGGCGCGCGCGAGGACGGCATCAACGTGGTCTGCCCGCGCACCGCCGCCGCGCAGAAGGCGACGAGATAGCGGTAACGGTCCTCGCACAGGTTGATCGCATACCGCGACGGCGGCAGCGATTCGGCCAGCGCGCGCACCTGCCGCTCGAAACGGGCCAGGTCGATGGTCTGCGCCGCATCGAAAGCGATGGCGCGCGCCCGATCCCCGCACGTGAGCGGCACGGGCACGGCATGGACGATGAGGCTTTCGACGACCGCGGACATGGATTCCAGTGTGTACTGCGGCTTCGCCGCTTCCCCTGCCACTAGCTTACGCTGGGCGCCGTTCACGAGCCCACACGACTGATTCATGTCCCTGTCCGCTGGCCAAACCGTGCCGCCCGGCGACCTGCCGCCCGGCGCTGTGCGCTGGTCCTGGCAGCCGCACGCCCCACGGGTCCCGGCCGAGCCGCTGGCGCGGGCGTGGCTGGCGCAGGCGCTGGACCTGCCGCCACAGTCGGTCCCGCTGGAACGCGACGCCCGCGGCCGGCCGCGTCTGGGCGGCGCGTACGCCGGCTGGGACTGCAACTGGAGCCACAGCGGCAACGGCCTGCTGGTCGCCATCGGCCGCGACGTGCGGGTCGGGATCGATCTGGAACGCGTGCGCCCGCGCGGACGCGCGCTCGAACTGGCGGCCCGGTTCTTTACCGCGCCCGAGCTGGTCTGGCTGCATGCGGCGCCGTCCACGGCGGTGCGCGACCACGGCTTCCTGCGCCTGTGGTGTGCGAAGGAGGCGGTATTGAAGGCGCATGGCCACGGCATTTCCTTCGGCTTGCACCGGCTGCGCTTCGCCGACCTCGACGGCAGATTGCAGCTGGTCGAGTGCGACCCCGAGCTCGGCGCGCCATCTGACTGGCGGCTCGACGAACTGCAGCCGGAGCCGGACTACCTCGGCGCCCTCGCCTGGCGGCCCACGTAGGGTTCACGCGGCTGATCGGCATCCCGACATCGGCGATACTGCGCGCCGCATGAATACCCCCGCTCCCCTCGATCCGTCGCTGCGGCAAGCGCTTACCGACGGCCTGCGCGCGCTGGCGCTGGACCCGGCCGTGGCCACGCCGCTGCTGGATTACCTGGCGCTGCTGCTGCGCTGGAACCGCACCTACAACCTCACCGCCGTGCGCGATCCGCACGAGATGGTGACCAAACACCTGCTCGATTCGCTGGCGATGCATCCGTTCGTGGACGAGCTGGCCGCGCGCGGCGGGCGCCTGGCGGATCTCGGAACGGGTCCTGGGCTTCCCGGGATTCCGCTGGCGATCGTCAAGCCCGGGCTGAAGGTGACGCTGGTCGAGAGCAACGGCAAGAAGGCGCGCTTCATGCGCGAGGCGATCCGCCAGCTCGGGCTGAAGGATGCGCGCGTCGCCGAATCGCGGATCGAGGCGCTGGACGAACCCGGCGCCTACGACGCCATCACTGCGCGCGCACTGGCCACGCTGCCGCTGATCCTGGAACTGGGCGGGCACCTGCTCGGCCCCGACGGTCGCCTGCTGGCGATGAAGGGCGTGTACCCGGCCGACG
It contains:
- the xth gene encoding exodeoxyribonuclease III; translated protein: MKIASWNVNSLNVRLPHLEQWLAQAAPDIVALQETKLEDERFPDDPLLAAGYRSVFAGQKTYNGVAVLSRESARDVQIGVPGFEDEQKRVIAATVGDLRIVNLYVVNGQDVGTDKYAYKLRWLGAVHDWLEQELRAHPRMIVLGDFNIAPDERDVHDPVVWNDDHILTSRAEREALQKLYSLGLHDAWRALNPDERQFSWWDYRQAGFRRNLGLRIDLTLVSDALRPHCVASGIDREPRSWDRPSDHAPAWVELA
- a CDS encoding AMP-binding protein, with product MSAVVESLIVHAVPVPLTCGDRARAIAFDAAQTIDLARFERQVRALAESLPPSRYAINLCEDRYRYLVAFCAAAVRGQTTLMPSSRAPAEIEHVQAHYRDSYCLTDVALSPAPPHCVQLPAELHELDGGPLQIDEDALAAIGFTSGSTGQPRAYAKTWQSFRTSTAQNLAAFAGLIADHDVTRVVATVPPQHMYGMEMTVLLPLLGPVAVHSARPLFPADVARALHDSPTPPLLITTPVHLRALVAAGLELPPLAGIVSATAPLPPELAAEAETRFGCEVREVFGSTETCVFARRRTARDAAWTPLPGVRLAPQPDGTAVHAPHLSEPVVLADLMDVHADGRFELRGRNADLLDIAGKRASLGDLTRKLLAVPGVEDGVVFQLDEADAIGVRRIAALVVAPGLEENAILQALREQLDPVFLPRPLRRVAALPRNETGKLPRQALHDLLHAAHA
- a CDS encoding 4'-phosphopantetheinyl transferase family protein gives rise to the protein MSLSAGQTVPPGDLPPGAVRWSWQPHAPRVPAEPLARAWLAQALDLPPQSVPLERDARGRPRLGGAYAGWDCNWSHSGNGLLVAIGRDVRVGIDLERVRPRGRALELAARFFTAPELVWLHAAPSTAVRDHGFLRLWCAKEAVLKAHGHGISFGLHRLRFADLDGRLQLVECDPELGAPSDWRLDELQPEPDYLGALAWRPT
- the rsmG gene encoding 16S rRNA (guanine(527)-N(7))-methyltransferase RsmG, which gives rise to MNTPAPLDPSLRQALTDGLRALALDPAVATPLLDYLALLLRWNRTYNLTAVRDPHEMVTKHLLDSLAMHPFVDELAARGGRLADLGTGPGLPGIPLAIVKPGLKVTLVESNGKKARFMREAIRQLGLKDARVAESRIEALDEPGAYDAITARALATLPLILELGGHLLGPDGRLLAMKGVYPADEIAALPAGWGVQASHPLRVPGLDAERHLVVIGRTAS